A window of the Microplitis mediator isolate UGA2020A chromosome 5, iyMicMedi2.1, whole genome shotgun sequence genome harbors these coding sequences:
- the LOC130668287 gene encoding 3,4-dihydroxyphenylacetaldehyde synthase-like isoform X1 encodes MDKVEFKEFAKAVIDKIVDYEDSLRDRKVIPDVEPGYLSKLVPKEAPEKGESWKEVFDDIERVIMPGTMHWKSPNFHAYFPSPNSYPSVVGELLSAGIGGIGFSWLSSPAMTELEVVTVNWLGKMLGLPEEFLNCSQGPGGGVIQGSASETTLIGLLAAKELTAKRIKKENPDMDEAIIKTKLVAYTSNQSNSSVEKAGLLGSMTMRLLPVDENCSLRGATLLEAIEKDRKAGLIPCYVIATLGTTSTCAFDNLEELGPICNENNMWLHIDAAYAGSALICPEYRYLMPGIKYADSFNTSPHKWLLTNFDCSVLWVKDSRCLIEAFTIERIYLTHDFISSTPDYRHWQIPLGRRFRSLKLWFVLRIYGVSGLQKYLRDSINLAKIFESRVKSDSRFEIVTERTLGLVCFRMKGENSLTRNLYDCLLKRKLIFLTPATYHDKLILRFATCGHLSVQEDIEFAWNEITTAAEIANCQNLKTDLYKNSICAEHPLKKSNS; translated from the exons atggaCAAAGTAGAATTTAAAGAATTTGCCAAAGCAGTAATAGATAAGATTGTGGATTACGAAGATAGCTTGAGAGATAGAAAAGTTATTCCTGATGTAGAACCAGGATATTTGAGTAAATTAGTTCCAAAAGAAGCTCCAGAGAAAGGAGAATCCTGGAAGGAGGTTTTCGATGACATCGAAAGGGTCATAATGCCAGGA ACAATGCATTGGAAATCACCAAACTTTCATGCCTACTTTCCGAGTCCAAACTCTTACCCATCGGTAGTGGGGGAATTACTGAGCGCTGGAATAGGAGGAATCGGCTTCTCATGGTTATCATCGCCAGCAATGACCGAACTAGAAGTTGTTACGGTGAATTGGCTTGGAAAAATGCTAGGATTGccagaagaatttttgaattgtagtCAAGGACCTGGTGGCGGAGTCatacaa GGATCTGCAAGCGAAACAACTTTAATTGGTTTATTGGCGGCCAAAGAACTTACGGCAAAACGTATTAAGAAAGAAAACCCAGACATGGACGAAGCAATAATAAAGACTAAATTAGTGGCTTATACTTCGA ATCAATCAAACTCTTCAGTTGAAAAGGCAGGACTTCTTGGGTCAATGACAATGCGACTGTTACCTGTGGACGAGAATTGCAGTCTCCGCGGCGCAACTTTGCTAGAAGCGATTGAAAAAGATCGAAAAGCTGGACTGATTCCTTGTTATGTTATCGCAACTTTAGGAACTACAAGTACCTGTGCGTTTGATAATCTAGAGGAACTTGGACCGATTtgcaatgaaaataatatgtGGCTTCACATTGACGCTGCTTACGCGG GTTCGGCCTTAATATGTCCTGAGTACAGGTACTTAATGCCAGGTATCAAATATGCTGATTCGTTCAATACCAGTCCTCATAAATGGCTTCTCACAAATTTCGATTGCTCTGTACTCTG gGTAAAAGACTCGAGATGCCTCATTGAAGCTTTTACTATTGAACGAATATACCTAACACACGATTTTATAAGTTCAACTCCGGATTATCGT CATTGGCAGATTCCACTGGGAAGACGTTTTCGTTCACTAAAACTCTGGTTCGTTTTGCGAATCTACGGAGTTTCAggtcttcaaaaatatcttCGCGACTCAATAAATCTCGcgaaaatatttgaatcacGGGTAAAATCCGACAGCAGATTTGAAATTGTTACTGAGCGGACTCTCGGTCTCGTTTGTTTCCGAATGAAG gGGGAAAATTCACTTACGCGTAATCTATAcgattgtttattaaaaagaaaacttatttttttgactcctGCTACCTATCACGACAAACTAATTCTTCGATTTGCCACCTGCGGTCATCTAAGTGTTCAAGAGGACATTGAATTTGCTTGGAATGAAATCACAACGGCTGCTGAAATCGCCAATtgccaaaatttaaaaactgatctgtacaaaaattcaatttgtgCTGAACatcctttaaaaaaatccaactcCTAA
- the LOC130668287 gene encoding 3,4-dihydroxyphenylacetaldehyde synthase-like isoform X2 produces the protein MDKVEFKEFAKAVIDKIVDYEDSLRDRKVIPDVEPGYLSKLVPKEAPEKGESWKEVFDDIERVIMPGTMHWKSPNFHAYFPSPNSYPSVVGELLSAGIGGIGFSWLSSPAMTELEVVTVNWLGKMLGLPEEFLNCSQGPGGGVIQGSASETTLIGLLAAKELTAKRIKKENPDMDEAIIKTKLVAYTSNQSNSSVEKAGLLGSMTMRLLPVDENCSLRGATLLEAIEKDRKAGLIPCYVIATLGTTSTCAFDNLEELGPICNENNMWLHIDAAYAGSALICPEYRYLMPGIKYADSFNTSPHKWLLTNFDCSVLWVKDSRCLIEAFTIERIYLTHDFISSTPDYRVIFNML, from the exons atggaCAAAGTAGAATTTAAAGAATTTGCCAAAGCAGTAATAGATAAGATTGTGGATTACGAAGATAGCTTGAGAGATAGAAAAGTTATTCCTGATGTAGAACCAGGATATTTGAGTAAATTAGTTCCAAAAGAAGCTCCAGAGAAAGGAGAATCCTGGAAGGAGGTTTTCGATGACATCGAAAGGGTCATAATGCCAGGA ACAATGCATTGGAAATCACCAAACTTTCATGCCTACTTTCCGAGTCCAAACTCTTACCCATCGGTAGTGGGGGAATTACTGAGCGCTGGAATAGGAGGAATCGGCTTCTCATGGTTATCATCGCCAGCAATGACCGAACTAGAAGTTGTTACGGTGAATTGGCTTGGAAAAATGCTAGGATTGccagaagaatttttgaattgtagtCAAGGACCTGGTGGCGGAGTCatacaa GGATCTGCAAGCGAAACAACTTTAATTGGTTTATTGGCGGCCAAAGAACTTACGGCAAAACGTATTAAGAAAGAAAACCCAGACATGGACGAAGCAATAATAAAGACTAAATTAGTGGCTTATACTTCGA ATCAATCAAACTCTTCAGTTGAAAAGGCAGGACTTCTTGGGTCAATGACAATGCGACTGTTACCTGTGGACGAGAATTGCAGTCTCCGCGGCGCAACTTTGCTAGAAGCGATTGAAAAAGATCGAAAAGCTGGACTGATTCCTTGTTATGTTATCGCAACTTTAGGAACTACAAGTACCTGTGCGTTTGATAATCTAGAGGAACTTGGACCGATTtgcaatgaaaataatatgtGGCTTCACATTGACGCTGCTTACGCGG GTTCGGCCTTAATATGTCCTGAGTACAGGTACTTAATGCCAGGTATCAAATATGCTGATTCGTTCAATACCAGTCCTCATAAATGGCTTCTCACAAATTTCGATTGCTCTGTACTCTG gGTAAAAGACTCGAGATGCCTCATTGAAGCTTTTACTATTGAACGAATATACCTAACACACGATTTTATAAGTTCAACTCCGGATTATCGT gtgattttcaacatgctgtaa
- the LOC130668286 gene encoding aromatic-L-amino-acid decarboxylase-like, producing the protein MEAKEFTEFAKATVDMIVDYNDSLRDRKVLPNVEPGYLSKLIPGEAPEKAESWQDVFNDIERVILPGVTHWNSPRFHAYYPTANSYPAIVGELLSAGIGGVGFSWIASPACTELEVVTMNWLGKLLGLPKEFLNCSEGPGGGVIQGSASEATLVGLLAAKERMVRRLKKENPDMEEGIIKSKLVAYTSNQSNSSVEKSGLLGSMPMRLLPVDEKCSLRGATLLEAIKKDREAGLIPCYVVATLGTTGTCAFDNLEELGPICNENNMWLHVDAAYAGAAFVCPEYRHLMAGIEFTDSFNFNPHKWLLTNFDCSALWVRDSRCLIEAFNVERIYLSHDNEGLAPDYRHWQIPLGRRFRALKLWFVLRLYGVEGLQKHIRHSVNLAKRFESLVESDERFEIVTERSMGLVCFRVKGENSLTRDLYDRLMKRKRIYLTAATYQEKLIIRFVVCSRLCLEEDIDYAWNEITSQAAEIINSQIHQTAIECNHKPVKEIENSGKCPGAIAARIEGLNINKANVLQKIS; encoded by the exons ATGGAAGCTAAAGAGTTCACGGAATTCGCTAAGGCGACTGTTGATATGATTGTTGATTACAATGATAGTTTGAGAGATAGGAAGGTCTTGCCGAATGTCGAGCCTGGATATTTGAGCAAATTAATTCCTGGAGAGGCGCCCGAAAAAGCCGAATCCTGGCAGGATGTTTTCAATGACATCGAACGAGTCATTTTACCGGGT GTAACACATTGGAATTCACCGCGCTTTCATGCATATTATCCGACTGCTAATTCATACCCAGCGATTGTGGGTGAATTATTGAGTGCCGGGATCGGAGGAGTAGGATTTTCATGGATCGCATCACCAGCATGTACAGAATTAGAAGTTGTTACGATGAATTGGCTTGGGAAATTGTTGGGATTGCCgaaagaatttttgaattgcagTGAAGGACCTGGTGGCGGTGTCAtacaa ggttCGGCAAGCGAAGCAACTCTGGTTGGTCTATTGGCAGCTAAAGAACGCATGGTAAGAcgtttgaaaaaagaaaacccTGATATGGAAGAGGgaataataaaatctaaattagTGGCTTATACTTCGA ATCAGTCGAACTCTTCAGTAGAAAAGTCGGGGCTTCTCGGCTCAATGCCGATGAGACTATTGCCCGTAGATGAAAAATGCAGCCTTCGCGGCGCGACTCTGTTGGAAGCGATAAAAAAAGATCGAGAGGCTGGATTGATTCCTTGTTATGTTGTCGCGACTTTGGGAACTACTGGTACCTGCGCGTTTGATAATTTAGAGGAACTTGGACCGATTtgcaatgaaaataatatgtGGCTTCACGTTGATGCTGCTTATGCAG GCGCAGCTTTTGTGTGCCCCGAGTACAGACACTTGATGGCTGGTATTGagttcactgattcatttaaTTTCAACCCTCACAAATGGCTTCTTACCAATTTCGATTGCTCTGCACTCTG GGTTAGAGACTCGAGATGTCTCATTGAAGCTTTCAATGTCGAACGAATTTACCTATCACACGACAATGAAGGTCTAGCACCAGATTATCGC CATTGGCAAATTCCATTGGGAAGACGATTTCGCGCTTTGAAACTCTGGTTCGTTTTACGTCTATACGGAGTCGAAGGTCTTCAGAAACATATCCGTCATTCAGTAAATTTAGCCAAGAGATTCGAATCACTTGTAGAATCTGATGAAAGATTTGAAATTGTCACCGAACGATCAATGGGTCTCGTTTGTTTCAGAGTCAAG GGAGAAAATTCATTAACACGCGATCTATACGACCGTTTAATGAAAAGGAAACGCATCTATCTAACTGCGGCAACAtatcaagaaaaattaatcatcCGGTTCGTCGTATGCAGTCGTCTTTGTCTCGAAGAAGACATTGACTACGCTTGGAACGAGATCACAAGCCAAGCtgctgaaataataaattcccaAATACATCAAACGGCTATCGAATGCAACCACAAGCCTGTCAAAGAGATTGAAAATTCAGGGAAATGTCCGGGAGCAATAGCTGCCCGCATCGAGGGCCTAAATATCAACAAAGCCAACGTGTTACAGAAAATATCATGa